From Halococcus saccharolyticus DSM 5350, a single genomic window includes:
- a CDS encoding ABC transporter ATP-binding protein yields MSMERTKQRDAIGASDPIIRMNDASVTYDDGGSYVLDGVSLEIERGEILGIVGESGSGKSMLASAMLDAVPNPGLLSGEIVHRSSDGTETDILELAQSELRSMRWEEISMVFQGAMSSFNPTMKIRGHFVETLDAHDADRAAGMERARELLSDLYLDPDRVLDSYPHELSGGMTQRALIALSLVLDPDLLVMDEPTAALDLLMQRSILQLLGGLREKYDLTMVFITHDLPLVAALADRLAVMYAFKLVEIADTREMIEDAGHPYTRALLNSTPNLDAPLEEMRPIDGKSPAPINLPSGCAYHPRCPLATEQCREEVPGYHEVTAGHGAACFHWEEAIEEIPLNYTDSLGDTAATGGGAADEQ; encoded by the coding sequence ATGTCGATGGAACGAACCAAACAACGCGATGCCATCGGTGCGTCCGATCCGATCATCCGGATGAACGACGCGTCGGTGACCTACGACGACGGCGGATCGTACGTCCTCGACGGCGTCTCGCTCGAGATCGAACGGGGCGAGATCCTTGGGATCGTCGGCGAGAGCGGCTCGGGGAAGTCGATGCTCGCCTCGGCGATGCTCGATGCGGTACCGAACCCCGGACTTCTCTCCGGCGAGATCGTCCACCGATCGAGCGACGGGACCGAGACCGACATCCTCGAACTCGCTCAGTCGGAGCTCCGTTCGATGCGGTGGGAGGAGATCTCGATGGTGTTCCAGGGCGCGATGAGCTCGTTCAACCCCACGATGAAGATCCGCGGACACTTCGTGGAGACCCTCGACGCCCACGACGCCGACCGGGCGGCGGGGATGGAGCGGGCACGGGAACTCCTCTCGGATCTCTACCTCGATCCCGATCGCGTGCTCGACTCGTACCCTCACGAGCTCTCGGGCGGGATGACCCAGCGCGCGCTGATCGCGCTCTCGCTGGTGCTCGATCCCGACCTCTTGGTGATGGACGAGCCGACCGCCGCACTCGACCTCCTGATGCAGCGTTCGATCCTCCAGCTGTTGGGAGGACTGCGCGAGAAGTACGACCTCACGATGGTGTTCATCACCCACGACCTGCCGCTTGTCGCGGCGCTCGCCGACCGGCTTGCGGTGATGTACGCGTTCAAGCTGGTCGAGATCGCCGACACTCGCGAGATGATCGAGGACGCAGGCCATCCCTACACGCGTGCACTCTTGAACTCGACGCCGAACCTCGATGCTCCCCTAGAGGAGATGCGACCGATCGACGGGAAGAGTCCGGCCCCGATCAACCTCCCGAGCGGATGTGCGTACCATCCGCGGTGTCCGCTCGCAACCGAGCAGTGTCGCGAGGAGGTTCCCGGGTATCACGAGGTGACGGCAGGCCACGGTGCGGCGTGTTTCCACTGGGAGGAGGCGATCGAGGAGATCCCCCTCAACTACACCGACTCGCTCGGCGACACCGCGGCGACCGGAGGAGGTGCGGCCGATGAGCAGTAA
- a CDS encoding ABC transporter substrate-binding protein translates to MADDANSYSDIVSRRRFIEITGISGAAALAGCSGGGGGSNESGDGGGGGGNESNGSGGGSGGSSGSGGGSGNESGGGGGGQVYDTQHLTYTNQQPSNIQWNSSNTSGLAQISDDLLFDHFAKYNFARSEFVPYAISEWNYGGDTFEMTIRDGLTWSNGDDVTSADIVTQLRLGLSLGLGFADYTESIEAVDDSTVRMNFGSEVNQQIVQFQVLSGNWVNQPESVFGKFVEQINQNEEEGLRSLQEFAWTDPIASGPWSLGGTSQQQVLLERRDDHPDSGNINFSEYACRFLDGNQAAQQALINQQIDSVFTLFTPPRIVNQMPDAIQQVQTPAAFGFGLVPNHNHQHAGDRAVRQAIQYVINRQQVVNNVSKPSKQPTPIPTGITPDTLEQYLGDAMGDFETYGMDSSQTDKATQVLEEAGYSKSGGTWQDSEGNTVSLPVMVPAGWSDWNTAAQTVADQLASFGFESAIDARQFGTLLGSTWPNGDFVLTAGGWLDGAPSGAYPYFSLRHQLVYNDRGYGYNYPAANQERGGSNADITVPARGGSGEMTVNPADRIGELSQATEESTVNEITVEQAWVANQDLPMIPVMEKLEQTFLTGGNEWNIPEEGAEISQVRWANTWLPRQGEMQYAGN, encoded by the coding sequence ATGGCAGACGACGCCAATAGTTACAGCGACATAGTGAGCCGACGCCGGTTCATCGAGATTACCGGCATCTCCGGTGCCGCCGCACTTGCAGGTTGTTCTGGCGGTGGCGGTGGAAGCAACGAGAGCGGTGACGGTGGTGGCGGTGGTGGCAACGAAAGCAACGGTTCCGGGGGTGGCAGCGGTGGAAGCTCTGGGAGCGGTGGCGGGAGCGGCAACGAAAGCGGTGGAGGTGGCGGCGGCCAAGTGTACGACACTCAGCATCTCACCTACACTAACCAGCAACCGTCGAACATCCAGTGGAATTCCAGTAACACGTCGGGTCTCGCCCAGATCTCGGACGATCTGCTGTTCGATCATTTCGCCAAGTATAATTTCGCCCGCAGCGAATTCGTGCCGTACGCCATCTCGGAGTGGAACTACGGCGGCGATACGTTCGAGATGACGATCCGCGACGGTCTCACGTGGTCGAACGGCGACGACGTGACGTCGGCCGACATCGTCACGCAACTTCGACTCGGATTGAGTCTCGGCCTCGGGTTCGCGGACTACACCGAATCTATCGAAGCGGTCGACGACAGCACCGTCCGGATGAACTTCGGTTCGGAAGTCAACCAGCAGATCGTTCAGTTTCAGGTGCTGAGCGGGAACTGGGTCAACCAGCCGGAAAGCGTCTTCGGCAAGTTCGTCGAACAGATCAATCAGAACGAAGAGGAGGGGCTCAGGAGTCTCCAAGAGTTCGCGTGGACCGATCCGATCGCCAGTGGTCCGTGGTCGCTTGGTGGCACCAGCCAACAGCAGGTGCTCCTCGAACGACGCGACGATCATCCGGACTCGGGGAACATCAACTTCAGCGAATACGCCTGTCGGTTCCTCGACGGGAATCAGGCGGCTCAACAGGCACTCATCAACCAGCAGATCGATTCGGTGTTCACCCTGTTCACCCCGCCACGGATCGTGAATCAGATGCCCGACGCGATCCAGCAGGTTCAGACACCGGCGGCGTTCGGTTTCGGACTGGTTCCGAACCACAACCACCAGCACGCCGGCGACCGCGCCGTGCGACAGGCGATTCAGTACGTCATCAACCGACAGCAAGTCGTCAACAACGTCTCGAAACCCTCGAAGCAGCCGACGCCGATCCCGACCGGGATCACACCCGACACCTTGGAGCAGTATCTCGGTGACGCGATGGGTGACTTCGAAACCTACGGGATGGACAGTTCCCAGACAGACAAGGCCACGCAGGTTCTCGAGGAGGCCGGCTACTCGAAATCGGGCGGGACGTGGCAAGACTCCGAGGGCAACACGGTCAGTCTTCCGGTCATGGTGCCTGCGGGGTGGAGTGACTGGAACACTGCCGCCCAGACCGTCGCCGACCAGCTCGCCTCGTTCGGCTTCGAGAGCGCCATCGACGCACGCCAGTTCGGCACGCTGCTCGGAAGCACGTGGCCGAACGGTGACTTCGTACTCACTGCGGGTGGGTGGCTCGACGGCGCACCGTCCGGAGCGTACCCGTACTTCTCGCTGCGTCACCAGTTGGTCTACAACGACCGGGGCTACGGCTACAACTACCCCGCGGCCAACCAAGAGCGAGGAGGCTCGAACGCTGACATCACCGTCCCTGCACGAGGGGGCTCGGGCGAAATGACGGTCAATCCAGCCGACCGGATCGGCGAACTCTCCCAAGCCACCGAGGAGTCCACGGTCAACGAGATCACTGTCGAGCAGGCGTGGGTCGCCAACCAGGACCTGCCGATGATCCCCGTGATGGAGAAGCTCGAACAGACGTTCCTCACTGGCGGCAACGAGTGGAACATCCCCGAGGAGGGTGCCGAAATCTCACAGGTTCGGTGGGCCAACACGTGGCTCCCCCGACAAGGCGAGATGCAGTACGCTGGCAACTGA
- a CDS encoding universal stress protein, producing the protein MERGLVVAERTDEHRALLREAGEHAKGANAELVLLRLMTEAEYEADAETLASIGSVENVSYDSRAVLDAAANDLQKMARDVLPENAGVETVAKATDEDDIATAVLDTAADHDCDHVFVLGRRRSPAGKALFGDVAQRIVLDFDGYVTLNTG; encoded by the coding sequence ATGGAACGTGGACTAGTCGTCGCCGAACGGACCGACGAACACCGGGCACTCCTTCGGGAGGCCGGGGAGCACGCGAAGGGGGCGAACGCCGAACTCGTCCTCCTCCGATTGATGACCGAAGCGGAGTACGAGGCCGACGCCGAAACGCTCGCGTCGATCGGCTCGGTCGAGAACGTCAGCTACGACAGTCGGGCGGTTCTCGACGCCGCTGCGAACGACCTCCAGAAGATGGCACGCGACGTCCTCCCCGAGAACGCCGGTGTCGAGACCGTCGCTAAAGCGACCGACGAAGACGACATCGCCACCGCCGTCCTCGACACCGCAGCCGACCACGACTGCGATCACGTTTTCGTCCTCGGCCGTCGCCGCTCGCCCGCCGGTAAAGCGCTGTTCGGCGATGTCGCCCAGCGAATCGTGCTCGACTTCGATGGGTACGTCACGCTGAACACCGGTTAA
- a CDS encoding HEAT repeat domain-containing protein, with the protein MTHATADDIRELDADEITPADVDIEHVRAGLTDEENLVRTHAAKIAAALAAQDPDTVVPVVPTLLDRLAEDHSVVLKESLTALALVADERPAELADGVPALVDLLDHDLPLVRTFAARVVRPVAAEHPEWFATELDDLLATLDSEITNLVEGLEEPPMGGLSTFEQYRAIGEEGRKRQLAARAVAANVVVAVAEADSAALVEHVPAIVDLLDSDDTLLVTTGADVIGVVAEDHPDATSTAVEPLCACLDTHDGAVRASVVTALGYIGDDRAVSPLREVATDTDADEDLRALAAETADWLDRDAA; encoded by the coding sequence ATGACACACGCAACCGCGGACGATATTCGTGAACTCGACGCCGACGAGATCACGCCGGCAGACGTCGATATCGAACACGTCCGAGCCGGGCTCACCGACGAGGAGAACCTCGTTCGGACACACGCCGCCAAGATCGCCGCTGCGCTCGCGGCTCAGGATCCCGATACAGTGGTGCCCGTGGTGCCGACGCTCCTGGATCGGCTCGCGGAAGATCACTCGGTCGTTCTGAAGGAGAGCCTCACGGCGCTCGCGCTCGTCGCCGACGAACGACCCGCAGAACTCGCCGACGGAGTACCAGCCCTCGTCGATCTCCTCGATCACGACCTTCCACTGGTGCGGACGTTCGCCGCACGCGTCGTCCGTCCAGTCGCCGCCGAGCACCCCGAGTGGTTCGCGACCGAACTCGACGATCTCCTCGCAACGCTTGACAGCGAGATCACGAATCTCGTCGAGGGGCTCGAAGAGCCACCGATGGGCGGTCTCTCGACGTTCGAGCAGTACCGTGCCATCGGCGAGGAAGGACGGAAGCGACAGCTCGCTGCACGGGCGGTCGCGGCGAACGTCGTCGTGGCGGTCGCCGAGGCCGACAGCGCCGCGCTGGTCGAACACGTTCCGGCGATCGTCGACCTCCTCGATAGCGACGATACCCTTCTGGTCACGACGGGTGCCGACGTGATCGGAGTCGTCGCCGAGGATCACCCCGACGCCACGAGCACGGCGGTCGAGCCACTGTGTGCGTGTCTCGACACTCACGACGGAGCCGTGAGGGCGAGCGTCGTCACTGCACTCGGATACATCGGAGACGATCGTGCAGTTAGTCCACTCCGGGAGGTCGCGACCGACACCGATGCCGACGAAGATCTCCGCGCGCTCGCCGCCGAAACCGCCGACTGGCTCGATCGCGACGCCGCTTGA
- a CDS encoding Gfo/Idh/MocA family protein, whose amino-acid sequence MSQYTVAIIGTGPDPRNPTVEGFAMGYRHAEAYRNNEDCRLVACADLVPENANAFADAFDLTEDGIYADYEDMLVAVEPDVVSVTVPPAIHEQVVVDCARSGVVDAVHCEKPMALTWPSTERMVQACWRRDVQLTFNRQRRFGRPFTEADRLLDAGEIGALRRIEIGWGDFFDTGAHTVDLAGMFNDDRPAEWVIAQLDYREEDVRFGAHQENQMFAQWRYDNGVHGVLSTGAGASLTDAAIVLRGTNGTLRIDVDDGPMLELERDGRREVIDVDGETMHATADDGDRFGSRFHDRSIGDAIDALRTGEESQLSGRIGLNTAEILFGGYESVRRRGRVDLPLDVDDSPLEAMVESGALSPSEIDDET is encoded by the coding sequence CGCGATGGGGTATCGACACGCCGAGGCATATCGAAACAACGAGGACTGCCGGCTCGTCGCCTGCGCCGACCTCGTTCCCGAGAATGCCAACGCGTTCGCCGATGCGTTCGATCTCACCGAGGACGGTATCTACGCGGACTACGAGGACATGCTCGTTGCGGTCGAACCCGACGTCGTCAGTGTTACCGTGCCGCCCGCGATTCACGAGCAGGTCGTCGTGGACTGTGCGCGCAGCGGGGTCGTCGACGCCGTCCACTGTGAGAAACCGATGGCGCTGACGTGGCCGAGTACCGAGCGGATGGTCCAAGCCTGCTGGCGACGCGACGTCCAGCTCACCTTCAACCGCCAGCGCCGGTTCGGCCGACCGTTCACCGAGGCCGACCGACTGCTTGACGCCGGTGAGATCGGCGCGCTCCGCCGGATCGAGATCGGGTGGGGCGACTTCTTCGACACCGGCGCACACACCGTCGATCTCGCGGGGATGTTCAACGACGACCGACCTGCCGAGTGGGTCATCGCCCAGCTCGACTACCGCGAGGAGGACGTCCGGTTCGGTGCCCACCAAGAAAACCAGATGTTCGCCCAGTGGCGCTACGACAACGGCGTCCATGGAGTGCTCTCGACCGGTGCGGGCGCGTCACTGACCGACGCCGCGATCGTGCTGCGAGGGACCAACGGGACGCTCCGGATCGACGTCGACGACGGTCCGATGCTCGAACTCGAACGGGATGGCCGGCGTGAGGTGATCGACGTCGACGGCGAAACGATGCACGCCACGGCCGACGACGGCGATCGGTTCGGCTCACGGTTCCACGATCGCTCGATCGGCGACGCGATCGACGCACTCCGGACTGGCGAGGAGTCCCAGCTCTCTGGCCGAATCGGTCTCAACACCGCCGAGATCCTCTTCGGCGGCTACGAGTCGGTCCGTCGGCGGGGCCGAGTCGATCTCCCGCTCGATGTCGACGACAGTCCGCTCGAAGCGATGGTAGAATCGGGCGCACTCTCGCCATCGGAAATAGACGACGAGACGTAA
- a CDS encoding ABC transporter permease encodes MNYYVERTIRALLTVWLVITLTFGMIRLLPGGPLVQLRAELSRQGYSASRINALIENYQNVQPDQPLYVQYFDYVTSLLQGDLGQSITNPNSVASIIGDALPWTMFIMITSVILIFAIAIVWGAVMAYREGSTFDMASSSVSILLGSMPFYVLAIGLVVLFSYKFQILPARYRTSPGVEAGLSVKFVVDALRHAALPIASLVITGAGLQALAMRGNSISVLGEDYVRVARLRGLSDRRISTRYVARNAILPMYTGFLTLIGFYFGGSPILEEVFTYPGIGYYLFQALENRDYPLMMGIFLVITIALVLSVYIADLTYGKIDPRIKSGESSEAY; translated from the coding sequence ATGAACTACTACGTCGAACGGACGATACGTGCATTGTTGACAGTATGGCTCGTCATTACGCTCACTTTCGGCATGATCCGGCTGCTCCCCGGCGGGCCGCTGGTACAGCTCCGCGCGGAGTTGAGCCGACAGGGGTACTCGGCCTCACGAATCAACGCCCTCATCGAGAACTACCAGAACGTCCAACCGGACCAGCCGTTGTACGTTCAGTACTTCGATTACGTCACATCGCTCTTACAGGGAGATCTCGGTCAGTCGATCACGAACCCTAATTCGGTCGCGTCCATCATCGGGGACGCGCTTCCGTGGACGATGTTCATCATGATAACGTCGGTGATCCTCATCTTCGCCATCGCCATCGTCTGGGGAGCAGTCATGGCCTACCGGGAAGGCTCCACGTTCGACATGGCGTCGAGTAGCGTCTCGATCCTCCTCGGGTCGATGCCGTTCTACGTGCTCGCCATCGGTCTCGTCGTTCTCTTTTCGTACAAGTTTCAGATTCTACCGGCCCGATACCGGACGAGTCCCGGTGTCGAGGCTGGCCTCTCCGTCAAGTTCGTCGTTGACGCGCTCCGCCACGCCGCCCTGCCGATCGCCTCGCTGGTCATCACCGGCGCGGGGCTCCAGGCGCTCGCGATGCGGGGTAACTCCATCTCGGTACTCGGTGAGGACTACGTCCGGGTCGCCCGGTTGCGTGGTCTCTCCGATCGGCGTATCTCGACGCGATACGTCGCGCGCAACGCCATCCTGCCGATGTACACCGGCTTCCTCACGCTGATCGGGTTTTATTTCGGCGGCTCGCCGATCCTGGAGGAGGTGTTCACCTACCCTGGCATCGGCTACTACCTGTTCCAGGCGCTCGAAAACCGGGACTACCCACTGATGATGGGGATCTTCCTCGTCATCACGATCGCGCTGGTGCTCTCGGTGTACATCGCCGACCTCACGTACGGCAAGATCGATCCGCGGATCAAATCGGGTGAGTCCAGTGAAGCCTACTGA
- a CDS encoding oligopeptide/dipeptide ABC transporter ATP-binding protein, whose translation MSSNDAGTDSEPVLSLSDVEVHFENRPGLLDFGGETQTVRAVDGVSFDLEERDVLSLVGESGCGKTTLGKTSIGLQRPTGGTVKYRGHDIWKVRDGESDADITWDEIRQSLQIIHQDPGSSLNPNRRLISILSEPLRLTGADLSRGERRERIYGLLEHVGMTPASDFADRYPHELSGGEKQRVALCRALLMNPDVILADEAISALDVSLRVEMMDLMLDLQEEFDTSYVFISHDLSNARYFTQHGDGKIGVMYLGELAEIGPAEDMVNDPHHPYTNVLRWATPDLSLREAGEPPMRKIDIPDPVNPPSGCRFHTRCPEAREACRQESPPDYQHNGQRVACFREDDDHEYWDSPELAD comes from the coding sequence ATGAGCAGTAATGACGCCGGTACCGATTCCGAGCCGGTGCTCTCGCTGTCCGATGTGGAGGTCCACTTCGAGAACCGGCCAGGGCTACTCGATTTCGGCGGCGAGACACAAACTGTGCGGGCCGTCGACGGGGTGAGTTTCGATCTCGAAGAGCGCGACGTGCTCTCGCTGGTCGGCGAGTCGGGCTGTGGGAAGACCACGCTCGGGAAGACCTCGATCGGGCTCCAGCGCCCGACTGGCGGCACCGTGAAGTATCGTGGTCACGACATCTGGAAAGTCCGCGACGGCGAGAGCGACGCCGACATCACGTGGGACGAGATTCGCCAATCGCTCCAGATCATCCACCAGGATCCCGGGAGCTCGCTCAACCCGAACCGCCGGCTGATCTCGATCCTCTCGGAGCCGCTCCGGTTGACGGGCGCGGATCTCAGCCGTGGGGAGCGCCGCGAGCGCATCTACGGACTCCTCGAACACGTCGGGATGACGCCGGCCTCCGATTTCGCCGATCGGTACCCCCACGAACTCTCGGGCGGCGAGAAACAGCGCGTCGCGCTGTGTCGCGCACTCCTGATGAACCCCGACGTGATCCTCGCCGACGAGGCGATCAGTGCGCTCGACGTCTCGCTGCGGGTGGAGATGATGGATCTCATGCTCGATCTCCAAGAGGAGTTCGACACTTCCTACGTGTTCATCAGCCACGACCTCTCGAACGCGCGCTACTTCACTCAGCACGGCGACGGCAAGATCGGGGTGATGTATCTCGGCGAGCTCGCCGAGATCGGTCCCGCCGAGGACATGGTGAACGACCCACACCACCCCTACACCAACGTGTTGCGGTGGGCGACGCCGGATCTCTCGCTCCGGGAGGCGGGCGAGCCGCCGATGCGGAAGATCGACATCCCGGACCCAGTGAACCCGCCGTCGGGCTGTCGGTTCCACACCCGGTGTCCGGAGGCCCGCGAGGCCTGCCGTCAGGAATCGCCACCGGATTACCAGCACAACGGCCAGCGGGTGGCGTGCTTCCGCGAAGACGACGACCACGAGTACTGGGATAGCCCAGAGCTCGCCGACTGA
- a CDS encoding ABC transporter permease: MKPTESESVGGEFSFETTSSDVEVTWGERLRDFYEEFIYKPGVVAWNDRRTKIGGAILTVYVVMAIASLFYRQPTSNQAARGLHPFTIWSAPLGSTASGEDVLAMVIHATPSMLIMIATGGVFATGVAVVIGTVAGYKGGLIDRGLTSFSDVMMSIPGLPLVMVLAVVFEPTNPAIIGVLITVNYWAGLARAIRSQVLTLRENSYVEASRTMGASTPRILFKDIIPNLMPYVLVNFANAARYVVFTSVGLYYLGILPTSVANWGLQLNNAYKQAGALVGTGALYQLVIPMLAIMGIALALILLSQGLDRVFNPRVRTRLAGGSESTASETGDETTASNEVMT, encoded by the coding sequence GTGAAGCCTACTGAATCCGAATCCGTGGGCGGCGAGTTCTCCTTCGAGACGACCAGTTCGGACGTCGAGGTCACGTGGGGTGAGCGCCTCCGTGACTTCTACGAGGAGTTCATCTACAAGCCCGGCGTCGTCGCCTGGAACGACCGGCGAACCAAGATCGGCGGAGCCATCCTCACGGTGTACGTGGTGATGGCGATCGCTTCGCTGTTCTATCGCCAGCCGACGTCGAACCAAGCGGCCCGAGGCCTCCACCCATTTACGATCTGGAGTGCACCGCTTGGATCCACCGCATCGGGTGAGGATGTCCTCGCGATGGTGATCCACGCCACCCCGTCGATGCTGATCATGATCGCCACCGGTGGGGTGTTCGCCACCGGCGTCGCGGTCGTCATCGGCACCGTCGCCGGCTACAAAGGCGGGCTCATCGATCGGGGACTGACCTCGTTTTCGGACGTGATGATGTCGATCCCCGGTCTGCCGCTGGTGATGGTGCTGGCAGTAGTGTTCGAGCCGACGAATCCCGCCATCATTGGTGTGCTGATCACGGTCAACTACTGGGCGGGACTCGCGCGCGCCATTCGTTCACAGGTGCTCACGCTCCGCGAGAACTCCTATGTCGAGGCCTCACGGACGATGGGTGCGAGCACGCCCCGGATCCTGTTCAAGGACATCATTCCGAACCTGATGCCCTACGTCCTGGTGAACTTCGCCAACGCCGCCCGGTACGTGGTCTTTACCTCGGTCGGGCTGTACTACCTCGGCATTCTCCCGACGTCGGTGGCCAACTGGGGGCTCCAGCTCAACAACGCCTACAAGCAGGCCGGAGCGCTCGTCGGCACCGGTGCGCTCTACCAGCTCGTGATCCCGATGCTCGCGATCATGGGGATCGCGCTGGCGCTCATTCTGCTGTCCCAGGGGCTCGATCGGGTGTTCAACCCCCGCGTCCGGACGCGGCTTGCGGGCGGATCCGAATCCACTGCCAGCGAGACCGGCGACGAAACGACCGCGAGCAACGAGGTGATGACCTGA